From Erigeron canadensis isolate Cc75 chromosome 8, C_canadensis_v1, whole genome shotgun sequence, one genomic window encodes:
- the LOC122578708 gene encoding photosynthetic NDH subunit of lumenal location 4, chloroplastic, producing the protein MAISTLQPLTTPSINHQLLYTTKMYMTPTIKASSMHNSNLKSTTTSTSTPNSKSSKKKRLLEIGIGLLAASMVAVSSPLDANATRIEYYATVAEPPCELQFAPSGLGFCDVAVGFGEQAPYSTLINIHYTARFGDGIVFDSTYKRGRPLTMRIGVGKVIKGLDQGIYGGEGVPPMLVGGRRKLQIPPELAYGPEPAGCFSGDCNIPANATLLYDINFVNVYSGNRK; encoded by the exons ATGGCAATCTCCACTCTCCAACCACTAACCACACCCTCCATTAACCATCAACTATTATACACTACCAAAATGTACATGACCCCCACCATCAAAGCATCATCCATGCATAATTCCAACTTAAAGTCAACCACTACTAGTACTAGTACTCCAAACTCAAAGTCAAGCAAGAAAAAGAGACTATTGGAGATAGGCATTGGGTTGTTAGCTGCATCAATGGTGGCAGTGTCATCTCCACTTGATGCAAATGCAACAAGAATTGAGTATTATGCAACTGTTGCTGAACCACCTTGTGAGCTCCAGTTTGCACCTTCTGGACTTGGTTTTTGTGATGTTGCTGTTGGCTTTGGTGAACAAGCTCCTTATTCTACCCTTATTAAT ATTCATTATACTGCAAGATTTGGAGATGGGATAGTTTTCGACAGCACTTATAAACGTGGCAGACCTTTAACTATGCGCATTGGCGTTGGAAAG GTGATCAAGGGACTTGATCAAGGAATCTATGGAGGCGAGGGTGTTCCACCTATGCTTGTTG GTGGAAGACGTAAACTTCAAATTCCTCCAGAGTTGGCATATGGACCTGAACCTGCTGGTTGTTTTTCAG GTGACTGCAATATACCGGCCAATGCAACACTCCTTTATGACATTAACTTTGTGAATGTCTACTCGGGTAATAGAAAGTGA
- the LOC122580450 gene encoding heavy metal-associated isoprenylated plant protein 23 produces the protein MGISGTLEYISDLMSHSHKHKNKKRKQLQTVNLKVRMDCDGCERKVKKALSSLSGVKKVEIDRKQQKVTVNGYVEANKVLKKAQSTGKKSEIWPYVPYNLVAHPYVAQVYDKKAPPGFVRKVESVTTYEDPYVTLFSDDNPNACSIM, from the exons atgggaATCTCAGGAACATTGGAGTACATATCAGACTTGATGAGCCATAGCCATAAACACAAAAACAAGAAGAGGAAGCAATTACAAACCGTCAATTTAAAAGTTCGCATGGACTGTGATGGTTGCGAGCGAAAGGTCAAGAAAGCCCTCTCTTCTCTTTCTG GAGTGAAGAAGGTTGAAATAGATAGAAAACAACAAAAGGTGACAGTGAATGGGTATGTGGAAGCAAACAAGGTGTTAAAGAAGGCACAATCAACAGGCAAAAAGTCAGAGATATGGCCGTACGTGCCCTACAATCTTGTGGCACATCCTTATGTTGCTCAAGTTTATGACAAGAAGGCTCCTCCTGGTTTTGTTCGAAAGGTGGAAAGTGTCACTACATATGAAGACCCTTATGTTACCTTATTTAGCGACGATAATCCTAACGCTTGTTCTATTATGTAG
- the LOC122579251 gene encoding MICOS complex subunit MIC60, with product MLPLRRSILEISTRRISPRITTQIPLYLSSRKKFSAAPDPGPGSTGKPPGSGSNLSKVFIGSIVLGGAAAAGMTAYQTGYLDKYLMKEKDNNVTTYPVPNVHEESQQSKTIDNELHDVEALKQDAVHNVRESDISSPAIEKGIENDPYYGTKEEETHSEIKELPISESHDTVSDQEDKLPTLDHGISTSDSANIDSIAKLQEDLATKNEQDKPATEQQEGDEVTPLPTEVASVIEENVVHSEEPQKLGTTNTSEGITSDDGKEPNSLLDSYHMRDESEQVTSASSHLDKEVAEVVRGTNDTRMSDDGKLVLDFLQAIHTAEKRQADLDAHIFSEEKRLMKEKYEKELKDARARELMYAERETILDKELHKEKLKAAAALKSLQEKLEEEFRMEIERKESQTELELKKLKDLAKAELTAAIASEKASQIEKLEEANLNINALCMAFYARSEEARQSHSVHKLALGALALEDALSKGLPIQKEIDALHSYLDGIDKDSLLGLVMASLPEDTLKNGTDTILQLNHKFDGLKGTLRHFSLMPPGGGGILAHSLAYIASGLKVKETDKSGDGIESLINRVENFLADGKLLEAAETLEHGLKGSQAAEAVNDWVQQARNRAITEQALTLLQSYATSLSHT from the exons ATGCTGCCGCTAAGGAG GTCTATTTTGGAAATATCCACTCGTCGAATTTCGCCACGGATAACGACTCAG ATTCCTTTGTATCTTTCCTCCAGGAAGAAATTCTCTGCTGCTCCTGATCCGGGCCCAGGTTCAACAGGAAAGCCGCCAGGTTCCGGGAGTAATTTGTCTAAAGTATTTATTGGAAGTATAGTTTTAGGTGGCGCTGCAGCTGCTGGTATGACAGCTTACCAGACTGGCTACTTGGATAAATATCTTATGaaggaaaaagataataatgttACTACATATCCAGTCCCCAATGTGCACGAGGAATCTCAACAATCAAAGACAATTGATAACGAGTTGCATGACGTTGAAGCTTTAAAACAAGATGCTGTTCACAATGTACGAGAATCTGATATTTCAAGTCCAGCCATTGAGAAAGGCATTGAAAACGATCCATATTATGgcacaaaagaagaagaaactcATTCTGAAATAAAAGAGTTGCCAATATCGGAATCTCATGATACTGTATCTGATCAGGAGGATAAGTTGCCTACCTTAGACCACGGCATCTCGACTTCTGATAGTGCAAATATTGATTCGATAGCTAAGCTTCAAGAGGATCTTGCTACCAAAAATGAACAAGATAAGCCTGCTACAGAACAACAAGAGGGGGATGAGGTCACCCCATTGCCAACGGAGGTTGCTTCAGTTATTGAAGAAAATGTGGTCCATTCTGAGGAACCCCAGAAGCTGGGCACTACAAATACGTCAGAG GGTATCACAAGTGATGATGGGAAAGAGCCAAATTCACTTCTTGATTCATACCATATGAGAGATGAGAGCGAACAAGTTACTTCAGCATCTTCGCACCTAGATAAG GAAGTAGCTGAGGTAGTTAGAGGAACCAATGATACTCGTATGTCAGACGACGGAAAATTGGTTCTGGATTTCCTGCAAGCCATTCACACTGCTGAAAAGAGGCAGGCAGATTTGGATGCACACATATTTTCTGAGGAGAAGAGGTTGATGAAG GAGAAATATGAAAAGGAACTTAAAGATGCAAGAGCGCGTGAACTCATGTATGCTGAAAGAGAGACAATATTGGATAAG GAGTTGCATAAAGAAAAGCTAAAAGCAGCTGCTGCTCTCAAGTCGCTTCAGGAAAAGTTAGAAGAGGAGTTCAGAATGGAGATTGAAAGAAAG GAATCTCAAACAGAGTTGGAGCTTAAGAAATTGAAGGATCTTGCAAAAGCTGAATTGACTGCTGCAATTGCAAGTGAGAAAGCATCCCAAATTGAAAAACTGGAGGAGGCAAATCTCAAT ATAAATGCTTTATGCATGGCATTCTATGCAAGATCTGAAGAGGCGCGTCAGAGTCATTCTGTCCACAAGCTTGCCTTG GGGGCTCTTGCATTGGAAGATGCTCTGTCTAAAGGCTTGCCTATACAGAAAGAAATAGATGCTCTTCACAGTTACCTTGACGGAATTGATAAAGATTCCCTACTAGGTTTGGTAATGGCATCTCTTCCTGAAGATACACTGAAAAATGGGACGGATACAATATTGCAGTTGAATCACAAG TTTGATGGCTTGAAAGGAACTCTGAGGCACTTTAGCCTAATGCCTCCAGGTGGTGGTGGCATTTTGGCACATTCTTTGGCTTACATTGCATCCGGGTTAAAG GTCAAGGAAACCGACAAATCAGGTGATGGAATAGAGTCGCTGATAAATCGAGTGGAGAATTTTTTAGCTGATGGAAAACTTTTGGAAGCCGCTGAAACACTTGAACATGGTCTCAAAGGCAGCCAGGCAGCAGAAGCTGTAAATGATTGGGTCCAGCAAGCAAGGAACCGGGCTATCACTGAGCAAGCACTAACCCTCCTACAGTCTTACGCTACATCTTTAAGCCACACTTGA